In Camelus bactrianus isolate YW-2024 breed Bactrian camel chromosome 18, ASM4877302v1, whole genome shotgun sequence, one DNA window encodes the following:
- the LOC141573914 gene encoding ankyrin repeat domain-containing protein 26-like, which translates to MDSVKNVEQKKSLVIKVAPRFEDISVSRISPKHDVDDSRPPSDDDLDLAPKKVRHPRFAKLIQAWGEPVINTEAKDGVLKPGTSTFFEDNNSNNENEDAVRTFSQPSSEVSGFSHPASPAPEPLTSSAVLGVTEEEATKPKTGGKENGTRTINSVLKEQADHSKLIPVDGTHKSDRGDATSALGLEEKEDVESPLDSESISEIELPNCIDHLSGAAGLGEKNTLNGQIENSTEKYPHLKPAVGVKDSVPKKTGEMKNLQTFKSGSSDWVSTSLSLNNEAGQRAEHLKADKCPLVSRSVTTNQSAPTELRQTALVYKDRMNIGAVSVSEHAALRGLCESQLPENRSRKEADLDLQRASEEEQERLDGSENNHSQKMPREPEMNKEHDRKDIPVSSKRSCVEKHEDMWVKQGKFDWENNSEFITKKSNQKISKIHEKGKITFHRKVVPLHDNCELRGDLKELPSNVTDNTFDFEEVDAPGASVSIGFQAVSEHKEPSLENVFPFYSKSESRKYGCQSSSKLYSNENKLDENGKPDTEHVFNKTEESFCNDRENEVWNRVPFKVKEDQEFATKRKPKRNQNTHWKSDIGHAPQVEVEENRNKSELKGSETMYGGSYHEGLTRQRKRGKSDDRQFPALQKGDSDSSCPGLHMKEVKKNESGKRTLKASVTSHVLEKTASLAGGLLHMNENSSLSEGGQGCGRSSKKMSTKKDKVKEQINSVDDLDDLTLSPETASEDRKSLYPNCKNTLRLIEELGPDSKDSDRLLKIQDPVHSFRSIELKESDSALLRGKIKEMENKVNWLQTELLKTREETSQLKLQNVEWERELCSMRFTLEQETKKKRNAYILYEKTKDDLKRKEKQYNEQVYLKQQLEITARALECKVKSIWNKANQVLEEQNDAQRQLSREQNARVIQDEILAHHLSQQKEAEKANKKMNAEDTMDFELSDPEDNSEVLPQQLPEAGSQFRGQEIELHPRRYAFRPTTLVLECVHRDRGQAQCSKKETESLSQRKQGKVNKYIVKQAFLEERVCELESENMLLRQQLEVAQNKAKSKKTILNIPEPFLDHMGKLEAMSKRVLMLEEGNRELVNEYKCLKDRLYQHVTDRAEMKACMRQLQQELTDTQKKVSMLEASLEVTAHHQTNSENERQDSERKSHQAASPNADPPTKVESTSSVLLHLSAETQLFLKELLSMKEL; encoded by the exons ATGGATTCAGTGAAGAATGTTGAGCAGAAGA AGAGTTTAGTGATTAAGGTTGCACCGAGGTTTGAAGACATCTCTGTAAGCCG TATTTCACCGAAACATGATGTTGATGATTCACGGCCTCCATCAGATGATGACTTAGATCTTGCTCCCAAG aaaGTCCGGCATCCAAGATTCGCAAAGCTAATTCAGGCCTGGGGAGAACCCGTGATAAACA CAGAGGCAAAAGATGGTGTTTTGAAACCAGGAACTAGCACCTTCTTTGAGGACAATAAttctaataatgaaaatgaagatgcAGTTAGAACCTTTTCCCAACCATCAAGTGAAGTTTCAGGCTTCTCTCATCCTGCCTCCCCAGCACCAGAACCTCTCACGTCTTCAGCAGTCCTTGGTGTTACAGAG gaagaaGCAACAAAGCCGAAAACTGGGGGGAAAGAGAATGGCACTCGGACTATTAACAGCGTTCTAAAGGAGCAAGCAGATCATAGCAAATTGATTCCTGTTGATGGAACACATAAAAGTGACAGAGGTG ATGCAACTTCAGCATTAGgattagaagaaaaggaagatgtcGAATCACCCTTGGATTCTGAG agtATCTCCGAGATTGAACTACCGAACTGTATCGATCATTTATCTGGAGCTGCAggtctaggagaaaaaaatacattaaatggacaaatagaaa ATTCTACTGAAAAATATCCTCACTTGAAG CCTGCAGTTGGAGTGAAAGATTCTGTTCctaagaaaacaggagaaatgaagaatttacaAACATTCAAATCAG gttCTTCAGACTGGGTTTCTACTAGTTTGAGCCTCAATAATGAGGCTGGTCAAAGAGCCGAGCATTTGAAAGCTGATAAATGTCCGTTGGTATCACGATCAGTGACCACAAACCAGTCAGCACCCACAGAACTGAGGCAGACGGCCCTGGTATATAAAGACCGGATGAATATTGGAGCTGTGTCTGTGTCAGAACATGCAGCGCTCCGTGGCCTGTGTGAGTCACAGCTGCCAGAGAACAGAAGCCGCAAAGAAG CAGACCTAGACTTACAAAGGGCATctgaggaagagcaagaaagacTTGATGGAAGTGAAAATAACCACTCACAg AAAATGCCTAGAGAACCAGAAATGAATAAGGAACATGACAGAAAGGACATACCTGTGTCTTCAAAACGTTCTTGTGTGGAGAAGCATGAGGACATGTGGGTCAAACAAGGCAAATTCGACTGGGAAAACAATTCAGAATTTATCACAAAGAAGTCAaatcagaaaatcagtaaaatccatgaaaaaggcaaaattacttttcatcgtAAGGTAGTGCCACTACATGACAACTGTGAACTACGTGGTGACTTAAAGGAACTACCTTCCAACGTGACAGATAATACATTTGATTTTGAGGAAGTAGATGCACCTGGAGCCTCTGTCTCTATAGGATTCCAGGCAGTCTCTGAACACAAAGAGCCCAgtcttgaaaatgtttttccattttattccaagTCTGAGTCAAGAAAGTATGGTTGCCAGTCATCTTCAAAACtttattcaaatgaaaataagttggatGAAAATGGTAAGCCAGACACTGAACACGTTTTTAACAAAACTGAGGAGAGTTTTTGTAATGATAGAGAAAATGAAGTATGGAACCGAGTTCCATTTAAAGTGAAAGAAGACCAAGAATTTGCTACAAAAAGAAAACCGAAAAGGAACCAAAATACTCACTGGAAATCAGACATTGGACATGCACCTCAG GTTGAAGTAGAAGAGAACAGGAACAAAAGTGAACTGAAAGGGTCAGAAACCATGTATGGTGGCAGTTACCATGAAGGATTAACTcggcagaggaagaggggaaaaagtgATGACCGGCAGTTTCCTGCTCTGCAGAAAGGAGATTCTGATAG TAGCTGTCCTGGCTTGCATATGAAGGaagtaaagaagaatgaaagtggAAAACGGACATTAAAAGCATCTGTGACTTCACATGTATTGGAGAAGACTGCCTCACTGGCTGGTGGTCTCCTACACATGAATGAGAACAGCAGCTTAAGTGAAGGAGGTCAAGGTTGTGGCAG gtctTCAAAGAAAATGTCTACTAAAAAGGACAAG gtcAAAGAGCAGATTAATTCTGTGGACGACCTCGATGACTTAACTCTGTCACCGGAAACAGCTTCTGAGGATCGCAAGTCGCTTTACCCTAATTGTAAGAATACCCTGAGGCTAATCGAAGAACTTGGCCCGGACAGTAAAG attctgataggTTATTGAAGATTCAGGatccagttcattcattcagatcAATAGAACTGAAAGAATCTGACTCTGCACTACttagaggaaaaattaaagaaatggaaaataaggtgAACTGGCTACAAACAGAGCTgttgaaaacaagagaagaaacaTCACAGTTAAAGCTTCAAAATGTGGAGTGGGAACGAGAGCTCTGCAGTATGAG attcacattagaacaagaaacaaagaagaagagaaatgcttatatattatatgaaaaaacaaaggatgacttgaaaagaaaagagaaacaatacaATGAGCAAGTTTACCTGAAACAACAACTTGAAATCACTGCCCGAGCACTAGAATGCAAAGTGAAGAGCATATGGAATAAAGCAAATCAG gttttagaagagcaaaatgatgctcagagacaactttctcgagagcagaatgccagagtaatacaagatgaaatcctggcccatcatctttcccaacaaaaggaggcagaaaaggctaataagaaaatgaatgctgAG GACACAATGGATTTTGAGCTGTCTGACCCAGAAGATAACAGCGAGGTGCTTCCTCAGCAACTTCCTGAAGCTGGAAGTCAATTCCGTGGCCAAGAAATTGAGCTCCATCCCAGGAGATATGCTTTTAGACCAACGACGTTGGTATTAGAATGTGTGCATAGAGACCGAGGCCAAGCCCAGTGttcaaagaaggaaactgaatcGTTGTCTCAGAGAAAACAAGGGAAAGTCAACAAATACATTGTAAAGCAGGCATTCTTGGAGGAGAGAGTATGTGAACTAGAAAGTGAAAACATGTTGCTTCGACAGCAACTGGAAGTTGCTCAAAATAAGGccaaaagcaaaaagacaatACTTAATATCCCAGAGCCGTTTCTGGATCACATGGGAAAACTTGAAGCCATGAGCAAACGAGTTctgatgctggaggaaggaaacagggaaTTAGTCAATGAATACAAATGTTTAAAGGACAGACTGTATCAGCATGTAACTGACAGAGCAGAAATGAAA GCCTGTATGAGACAGCTTCAACAAGAGCTGACTGACACCCAAAAGAAAGTGTCCATGTTGGAAGCTTCCCTGGAGGTGACAGCACATCATCAGACTAATTCAGAAAATGAGAGACAggattcagagaggaaatcacATCAAGCTGCGAGCCCA